In Phaeodactylum tricornutum CCAP 1055/1 chromosome 32, whole genome shotgun sequence, a single window of DNA contains:
- a CDS encoding predicted protein produces MSTSAHFKLSDFPHKVLDPIATLTVPPTYATIKHAQRQLMTNAAAIPTLNGGGAHGHMALTLTALAYADISDVPFVIPVAPPANPPPGATQPQITENNRVHQRDADIYNLYVAVNNALRQQLLDAIPRIYVRALAHPMFEFSNVTCLDLLSHLWTKYGTIKPAELQKNFQSMFTPWNTTEPIESVFLQLDEAIAFSVDGNDPISEAAAVRAGYEVIAHSGLLLLDCKEWRKLPLASHTLANFQQHFSLADDDRRLTATTGSLGYANVLAATPSLTPATVSDTLSLPFSALSVSQTSVSSPDMTYCWTHGTSKNRRHTSATCKNKAPGHRDDATATNTLGGSTKIWTAPKPPK; encoded by the coding sequence ATGTCGACCTCTGCTCACTTCAAACTgagcgactttcctcacaaagtcctgGATCCGATTGCCACCCTCACCGTCCCACCGACTTACGCGACCATCAAACATGCCCAACGTCAGCTCATGACCAACGCAGCCGCCATCCCCACGCTCAACGGTGGCGGCGCCCACGGCCACATGGCCTTAACCCTCACCGCTCTCGCGTACGCCGACATCAGCGACGTCCCGTTCGTCATTCCCGTCGCTCCCCCTGCCAATCCGCCCCCCGGCGCCACGCAACCCCAAATCACCGAGAATAACCGCGTTCACCAACGCGACGCTGACATTTACAACCTTTATGTCGCTGTTAACAACGCTCTCCGCCAACAGCTTCTCGATGCGATTCCCCGCATCTACGTACGCGCCCTCGCGCATCCCATGTTCGAGTTCAGCAACGTCACGTGCCTTGACTTGCTTTCGCACCTCTGGACCAAATACGGTACAATCAAGCCCGCTGAGCtccagaaaaatttccagtcaATGTTCACCCCGTGGAATACAACAGAACCGATTGAATCCGTTTTTCTCCAGCTCGACGAGGCCATCGCCTTCTCCGTCGACGGTAACGACCCCATCTCCGAAGCTGCCGCCGTACGAGCCGGCTATGAAGTCATCGCGCACTCTGGCCTGCTCCTCCTCGACTgcaaagaatggcgcaaATTACCCCTTGCTTCTCACACCCTTGCCAACTTTCAGCAGCACTTTTCccttgccgacgacgaccggCGCCTTACGGCCACCACTGGTTCCCTCGGCTATGCCAACGTTCTCGCTGCAACCCCCTCTCTGACTCCAGCCACGGTTTCCGACACCCTCAGCCTTCCCTTCTCCGCGCTCTCTGTGTCACAGACTTCCGTCTCCTCTCCGGATATGAcctattgctggacccatggGACCAGCAAGAACCGACGCCATACGAGCGCCAcgtgcaagaacaaggcccctggccatcgcgacgacgcgaccgccaccaacactctCGGCGGATCCACCAAGATTTGGACCGCCCCCAAACCCCccaaatag
- a CDS encoding predicted protein encodes MSDEDSAHSNEQELRRLLSERLAALASASQRESAINQPQNLLAPALLVRHSQVQDVPIENPIQSYMEELKRVHLAAAAGSLENALRILLSTLANTASRLHPPPHGQSTTSNSSKTPSEGVARQPFVSEENEAPNPNVSVEKFLAILQGRPVLDGATPVQDASKNLQAFQQLQSRLLLQSLVEINHQQQLCKKLPANPKPDLGNEARELVAANFLVGMRDKLESDMDASGRAGISHISRASVGFDERVAAADKRKAGIQSLSRTATTVSSVAVKPKSGSLAVPTVPSEEFSRSFSGTGSSSSDLCAIERSKAQEGREPFPQKLYRLLEEVADLGNEDVVSWMPGGLSFRIHKQRAFVRDIAPKYFRHTKMSSFMRQLQMYSFHRICEGGIVDIYMHPNFKRGFPEFLPRIRRAGAPALKGK; translated from the coding sequence ATGAGCGACGAAGATTCCGCTCACAGCAACGAACAAGAGCTCAGAAGGTTACTTAGTGAACGCCTCGCTGCACTTGCTTCGGCTTCCCAGAGAGAAAGTGCGATTAACCAGCCCCAAAACCTTCTAGCTCCCGCTCTTCTCGTACGTCACTCTCAAGTCCAAGACGTGCCAATTGAAAACCCAATTCAGTCATACATGGAGGAGCTCAAGAGGGTCCATCTTGCAGCGGCGGCGGGAAGCCTCGAAAATGCGCTTCGAATTTTGCTGTCTACGTTGGCAAATACAGCGTCCAGACTGCATCCTCCTCCCCACGGTCAGAGCACGACtagcaacagcagcaagaCGCCTTCAGAAGGAGTTGCCCGACAACCTTTCGTATCGGAGGAAAACGAGGCACCGAATCCAAATGTTTCCGTTGAAAAATTCTTGGCCATACTGCAAGGAAGGCCGGTCCTTGATGGTGCTACTCCGGTGCAAGATGCATCAAAGAATCTACAAGCCTTTCAGCAACTTCAATCTCGGCTTCTTTTACAATCCCTTGTCGAGATAAATCATCAGCAGCAGCTTTGTAAGAAATTACCAGCTAATCCGAAACCAGACCTTGGAAACGAGGCTAGAGAACTAGTTGCCGCAAACTTCCTAGTCGGGATGAGGGATAAACTCGAAAGTGATATGGATGCCAGCGGAAGAGCTGGTATATCTCATATTTCAAGAGCGTCCGTAGGTTTTGACGAAAGGGTGGCAGCAGCAGACAAACGCAAAGCGGGTATCCAATCCCTGTCCagaacagcaacaacggTCAGTTCCGTTGCGGTAAAGCCCAAGTCCGGTTCCTTAGCTGTCCCAACGGTACCAAGCGAAGAGTTCAGTCGATCCTTTTCAGGAACAGGTTCAAGCTCATCAGATTTGTGCGCGATAGAGCGAAGTAAAGCTCAGGAGGGTCGTGAACCGTTTCCACAAAAGCTGTACCGTTTGTTAGAAGAAGTAGCTGACCTCGGCAACGAAGACGTTGTGTCCTGGATGCCTGGTGGATTATCGTTCCGGATACATAAGCAAAGAGCATTTGTGCGAGATATTGCCCCAAAGTACTTTCGACACACCAAGATGAGTTCGTTTATGCGACAACTGCAAATGTACAGCTTTCACCGCATATGCGAAGGCGGTATCGTGGATATATACATGCATCCTAACTTTAAGCGCGGATTCCCGGAATTCCTCCCCCGAATACGAAGGGCTGGGGCACCAGCATTGAAAGGCAAGTAA
- a CDS encoding predicted protein, which yields MTVQRWRNGWGRVGWCILWYGALPIYGTDIPSEEGSPGSDPTTTSTRTTPTPSTAIPNDYAWLNLGSSVPFFSQLFDNPDPSDDPFDRLAGSHESEDSDLFRKLASLFRSTPSLSVFPNDNSNNNYDKVHDESQKFVNQIVNTFSSPGQAQTRQQIFKLFQQSIIAMQEQMQKTFGDMQNELWERFNLLQLTYFLQHEESVKNPVWKRRQHRFMTPLPVSEAVQLGDGLFLSHLAYVDDCHLIQEYLRSFHNGAFVLRNCTTSSQPNQPAHFLAVRKIASPSQTTTKSFLTPEWKWLIHQYLPFFFRPEPLEVVLTIRGTKEIGDFLSDAMLAAAKHRNGKAHDGILKSTQWMLKTYTDDLQQLLKDSQRDRMNLWLVGHSLGGGTAALMAIELFETQDGWVQPHALGFGTPSLVSAELSRKYKPIVKTVINDADAVPRMSGASIANAWLRVVRFNWTDAFLQDFDQTVGFLSDYFLKFKMNTDWINECSRDIRQILITWLDQKVSPGLKNLPKATEKESELIPPGNCVHLYRDGTSWQGAYTSCYFFQELEVVRHLVDDHLIPGGYYRGLLNYVREQKQNVSWKFDHDLLTLPVG from the coding sequence CCCTCGGAGGAGGGTTCCCCCGGGTCGGATCCCACGACGACCTCAACAAGAACGACGCCCACCCCCAGTACTGCCATTCCCAACGACTATGCCTGGCTCAATCTCGGGTCGTCCGTTCCGTTCTTTTCGCAACTATTCGACAATCCCGATCCTTCCGATGATCCCTTTGATCGCCTTGCCGGTTCCCACGAATCGGAAGATTCCGATCTCTTTCGGAAGCTCGCTTCCCTCTTTCGATCGACACCATCTCTGAGTGTGTTTccgaacgacaacagcaacaacaattaCGACAAGGTACACGACGAGAGTCAGAAATTCGTCAACCAAATTGTGAACACCTTTAGTTCTCCCGGGCAAGCACAAACTCGCCAACAAATCTTCAAATTGTTCCAGCAAAGCATCATCGCCATGCAGGAACAAATGCAGAAAACCTTTGGAGACATGCAGAACGAACTTTGGGAGCGTTTCAATCTACTGCAACTCACCTATTTTCTACAGCACGAAGAATCCGTCAAGAATCctgtttggaaacgacgcCAGCATCGATTTATGACGCCACTGCCCGTCAGCGAGGCCGTACAACTGGGCGATGGACTCTTTCTCTCCCATCTCGCTTACGTGGACGACTGTCACCTCATTCAGGAATATCTGCGGAGCTTCCATAACGGCGCCTTTGTCCTACGCAACTGCACCACCTCCAGTCAACCCAACCAACCGGCCCACTTTTTGGCCGTCCGTAAGATCGCCAGCCCCTCCCAGACAACCACAAAATCCTTCCTGACGCCTGAGTGGAAATGGCTCATTCATCAGTACTTGcccttcttctttcgtcCCGAACCGCTCGAAGTCGTCCTCACGATCCGCGGCACCAAAGAAATAGGTGACTTCTTGTCCGACGCCATGTTAGCCGCCGCGAAGCATCGGAATGGTAAGGCACACGACGGTATACTCAAATCAACCCAATGGATGCTGAAAACATACACGGACGATTTGCAACAATTGTTAAAAGATTCTCAACGGGATAGAATGAATCTATGGTTGGTCGGACATTCTCTAGGAGGCGGAACGGCGGCCTTAATGGCCATTGAGTTGTTCGAAACGCAAGACGGATGGGTTCAGCCCCACGCATTGGGCTTTGGTACGCCCTCCTTGGTCTCAGCGGAACTATCCCGCAAGTACAAACCAATTGTTAAGACCGTCATTAACGATGCCGATGCCGTGCCCCGCATGTCGGGTGCGTCCATTGCCAACGCTTGGCTACGAGTCGTCCGTTTTAACTGGACCGATGCCTTCTTGCAAGACTTTGATCAAACCGTTGGTTTTTTGAGCGATTACTTCTTAAAATTCAAGATGAATACCGATTGGATCAATGAGTGCTCGCGTGACATTCGACAGATACTCATCACTTGGCTTGATCAAAAGGTTTCTCCGGGCTTGAAGAACTTGCCTAAAGCGACCGAAAAAGAATCCGAACTCATTCCTCCCGGAAACTGTGTCCACTTATACCGTGATGGAACTTCCTGGCAAGGAGCATACACCAGCTGTTACTTCTTTCAAGAGTTGGAAGTGGTTCGGCACTTGGTCGATGATCATTTGATTCCGGGCGGGTACTACCGTGGCCTTTTGAATTATGTTCGCGAGCAGAAACAGAATGTTTCATGGAAATTCGACCATGACCTGCTCACACTCCCGGTGGGCTAG
- a CDS encoding predicted protein: MGNKISLEEELVNLRITSKQMHRSSKKCEKNEKAALEKLKKAIQQGNSEGARIYGQDAIREKNQSLNHLRMASRLDACCSRIETAVRMNAVSDSMKGVVKGMGRSMASMDIEKLSSTMDKFEQQFEDLDVKTQYMEGAMNATTATSTPAEQVDELIGRVADENNLELG, encoded by the exons ATGGGGAACAAGATTAGCCTAGAGGAAGAGCTCGTAAACTTGCGGATTACGAGCAAGCAAATGCATCGGTCGTCCAAAAAATGTGAGAAGAACGAAAAGGCAGCTTTGGAAAAGCTTAAAAAG GCGATCCAACAAGGAAATTCCGAAGGAGCTCGGATTTACGGTCAAGACGCCATTCGCGAAAAGAACCAATCTCTTAATCATTTGCGGATGGCATCGCGCTTGGACGCTTGCTGTTCACGAATCGAAACAGCAGTCCGTATGAATGCAGTTTCGGATAGCATGAAAGGCGTTGTAAAAGGAATGGGCAGGTCCATGGCGAGTATGGATATTGAGAAACTCAGCTCCACGATGGATAAATTTGAGCAGCAGTTTGAAGATCTTGATGTCAAGACGCAGTACATGGAGGGTGCTATGAACGCTACTACAGCGACATCGACACCTGCGGAACAAGTCGATGAACTTATTGGGCGAGTGGCGGATGAGAATAATCTCGAATTGGGA
- a CDS encoding predicted protein has product MGDPPQPNVEDILRRLLQIALQSSSGMASSASPSEALAPLHTTRSVEEALLRLLVGSSRDAGPDQQARQPAHRAQPLLPPPPNSLSGDQSTAGTSAHANAFPQDPISNALAQLQALSNPSRQSGYYPEYASLSHASQDLLQLLALHRQQTLQQQQQYLQTSLQSTAAALQYVALNSQAQAQQILSENSQRIPLPALPTSPVSSSAWASGVARSSTLPMAPFATLPAQASAGRNPSSKSSPRPQSHRDADGPEPFPQKLFRLLNEAERLGFDHIISFMPSGKSFCIHQPHQFIKEVAPNYFRHSKLSSFTRQLQLYHFSRTVEGASVDCYVHIDFQKGHPELLYKIRRASVSKK; this is encoded by the coding sequence ATGGGGGATCCTCCACAACCCAATGTGGAAGACATCCTCCGTCGGTTGCTGCAGATAGCACTACAGTCGTCGTCCGGTATGGCAAGCTCTGCATCGCCGTCCGAGGCGCTGGCGCCCCTCCACACGACCCGATCCGTTGAGGAAGCGCTGTTGCGTCTGCTCGTGGGGTCCAGTCGCGACGCAGGACCAGATCAGCAAGCGAGACAACCAGCGCACCGGGCCCAACCACTCCTACCACCGCCCCCGAACTCTCTCTCCGGCGACCAGTCCACGGCGGGTACCAGTGCGCACGCGAACGCTTTCCCGCAGGATCCCATATCCAACGCTCTCGCACAGCTCCAAGCCTTGTCCAATCCGTCTAGACAATCGGGCTATTATCCGGAGTACGCCTCGCTGAGTCACGCATCGCAGGATCTGTTGCAGCTGCTCGCACTCCACCGCCAACAAAcgctccaacaacaacagcagtaTCTGCAAACGTCGCTACAAAGCACGGCCGCCGCGTTGCAGTACGTTGCCTTGAATAGCCAAGCTCAAGCACAACAAATTCTGTCCGAAAATTCACAGCGTATTCCACTCCCCGCCCTGCCTACTTCGCCAGTTTCTAGCTCGGCGTGGGCCAGCGGGGTCGCCAGGTCCTCGACACTCCCGATGGCACCCTTTGCGACCTTGCCGGCACAAGCTTCTGCCGGACGGAATCCATCTTCAAAATCCTCACCTCGTCCACAATCTCATCGAGACGCGGACGGGCCCGAACCCTTTCCACAAAAGCTCTTTCGCCTTTTGAACGAAGCCGAACGCTTAGGGTTCGACCACATTATATCATTCATGCCATCGGGGAAATCGTTTTGTATACATCAACCACACCAGTTCATCAAAGAAGTCGCACCTAATTACTTTCGACATTCCAAGCTCAGTTCCTTTACCCGGCAGTTACAGTTGTACCATTTCTCGCGCACGGTTGAGGGTGCCAGTGTGGACTGTTATGTCCACATCGACTTTCAAAAGGGGCATCCGGAGCTGCTGTATAAGATTCGTCGAGCCAGCGTGTCCAAAAAGTAG